In Amycolatopsis methanolica 239, a single genomic region encodes these proteins:
- the rlmN gene encoding 23S rRNA (adenine(2503)-C(2))-methyltransferase RlmN, which yields MSTLPLLFEAPRRGMPPRHLADLTAAERAAAVSDLGEKPFRAKQLSNHYFARLTADPAAMTDIPAASRERLVSELMPPLLTEVRAVACDDGTTRKTLWRAHDGTLLESVLMRYPDRATLCISSQAGCGMACPFCATGQAGLTRNLSTAEIVDQVRSAAAVMRDGLMPGGPGRLSNIVFMGMGEPLANYKRVLAAVRRITDPAPNGLGISQRSVTVSTVGLAPAIRRLADEKMQVRLAVSLHTPDDELRDTLVPVNNRWPVDEVLEAARYYADSTGRRVSIEYALIRDVNDQPWRADLLAKRLRKHLGRLVHVNLIPLNPTPGSKWDASPKPVEREFVRRVNEGGVACTVRDTRGQEIAAACGQLAAEG from the coding sequence GTGTCGACATTGCCGCTGCTCTTCGAGGCTCCCCGGCGCGGGATGCCGCCTCGCCACCTCGCCGACCTGACCGCCGCCGAACGCGCGGCGGCCGTCAGCGACCTGGGCGAGAAGCCGTTCCGCGCCAAGCAGCTGTCGAACCACTACTTCGCCCGCCTGACCGCCGACCCCGCCGCGATGACCGATATCCCGGCCGCGTCGCGGGAACGGCTGGTGTCCGAGCTCATGCCGCCGCTGCTGACCGAGGTGCGCGCGGTGGCCTGCGATGACGGCACGACGCGCAAGACGCTGTGGCGCGCGCACGACGGCACCCTGCTGGAGAGCGTCCTGATGCGATACCCGGACCGGGCGACGCTGTGCATCTCCAGCCAGGCCGGCTGCGGCATGGCGTGCCCGTTCTGCGCGACCGGCCAGGCGGGGCTCACCCGCAACCTGTCGACCGCGGAGATCGTCGACCAGGTGCGCTCGGCCGCGGCGGTCATGCGGGACGGCCTGATGCCCGGCGGCCCCGGGCGGCTGTCGAACATCGTGTTCATGGGCATGGGCGAGCCGCTGGCGAACTACAAGCGCGTGCTGGCCGCGGTACGCCGCATCACCGACCCTGCGCCGAACGGGCTGGGCATCTCACAGCGATCGGTCACCGTCTCGACCGTCGGGCTGGCCCCGGCGATCCGGCGCCTGGCGGACGAGAAGATGCAGGTCCGGCTGGCGGTGTCGCTGCACACCCCGGACGACGAGCTGCGCGACACCCTGGTGCCGGTCAACAACCGCTGGCCGGTGGACGAAGTGCTGGAGGCGGCGCGGTACTACGCCGACTCGACGGGCCGCCGCGTGTCGATCGAGTACGCGCTGATCCGGGACGTGAACGACCAGCCGTGGCGGGCGGACCTGCTCGCGAAGCGGCTGCGCAAGCACCTGGGCCGGCTGGTGCACGTGAACCTGATTCCGCTGAACCCGACGCCCGGCTCGAAGTGGGACGCCTCGCCGAAGCCGGTGGAGCGCGAGTTCGTGCGGCGCGTCAACGAGGGCGGCGTGGCGTGCACCGTGCGGGACACCCGGGGGCAGGAGATCGCCGCCGCGTGCGGGCAGCTGGCCGCCGAGGGCTGA
- the frr gene encoding ribosome recycling factor produces the protein MIDETLLDAEEKMEKAVSFAKEDLSSVRTGRANPGMFARIMVEAYGSTMPLNQVAGVNIPEARMVIVKPYDQGQLGAIEKAIRESDLGVNPSNDGQIIRITIPQLTEERRKEMVKMVKAKGEDAKVHIRGVRRKSKEELDRIAKDGEAGEDEVARAEKELQHLTDNYVAKVDELVKHKEAELLEV, from the coding sequence GTGATCGACGAGACCCTCCTCGACGCCGAGGAGAAGATGGAAAAAGCGGTGTCCTTCGCCAAGGAGGATCTGTCGTCGGTGCGGACCGGCCGGGCCAACCCGGGCATGTTCGCCCGCATCATGGTGGAGGCGTACGGGTCGACGATGCCGCTGAACCAGGTGGCCGGCGTCAACATCCCCGAGGCCCGCATGGTGATCGTCAAGCCCTACGACCAGGGGCAGCTCGGCGCCATCGAGAAGGCCATCCGCGAGTCCGACCTGGGCGTCAACCCGTCCAACGACGGTCAGATCATCCGCATCACCATCCCGCAGCTCACCGAGGAGCGGCGCAAGGAGATGGTGAAGATGGTCAAGGCCAAGGGCGAGGACGCCAAGGTCCACATCCGCGGTGTGCGCCGCAAGTCCAAGGAAGAGCTCGACCGCATCGCCAAGGACGGCGAGGCCGGTGAGGACGAGGTCGCGCGCGCGGAGAAGGAACTGCAGCACCTGACCGACAACTACGTGGCGAAGGTCGACGAGCTCGTCAAACACAAGGAAGCCGAGCTGCTCGAGGTCTGA
- the pyrH gene encoding UMP kinase → MGEAKRADGGYRRVLLKLGGEMFGGGALGLDPDVVHSVAAQIADVVRTGVQMAVVIGGGNYFRGAELSQRGMDRDRADYMAMLGTVMNSLALQDFLEKEGVPTRVQTAITMGQVAEPYIPRRAERHLEKGRVVIFGAGTGMPYFSTDTAAAQRSLEIGCEAVLMAKAVDGVFTADPKSDPSAKMFDEISHREVLERGLKVADATAFSLCMDNNMPIIVFNLLTEGNIARAVRGERIGTLVSTSGAGPSA, encoded by the coding sequence ATGGGCGAGGCGAAACGAGCCGACGGCGGTTACCGGCGGGTGCTGCTGAAACTGGGTGGCGAGATGTTCGGCGGGGGAGCGCTCGGCCTCGACCCCGACGTCGTCCACTCCGTGGCCGCGCAGATCGCGGACGTCGTTCGCACCGGCGTGCAGATGGCCGTCGTCATCGGCGGTGGCAACTACTTCCGTGGCGCCGAGCTGTCCCAGCGCGGCATGGACCGCGACCGCGCCGACTACATGGCCATGCTCGGCACGGTCATGAACTCCCTGGCGCTGCAGGACTTCCTGGAGAAGGAAGGCGTCCCGACGCGCGTGCAGACCGCCATCACGATGGGCCAGGTCGCCGAGCCCTACATCCCGCGACGAGCCGAGCGGCACCTCGAAAAGGGCCGCGTGGTGATCTTCGGCGCGGGCACCGGGATGCCCTACTTCTCCACCGACACCGCCGCCGCCCAGCGCTCGCTGGAGATCGGCTGCGAGGCCGTGCTCATGGCCAAGGCCGTCGACGGGGTCTTCACCGCGGACCCGAAGAGCGACCCGAGCGCGAAGATGTTCGACGAGATCAGCCACCGCGAGGTGCTCGAGCGCGGGCTCAAGGTCGCCGACGCCACCGCCTTCAGCCTCTGCATGGACAACAACATGCCCATCATCGTGTTCAACCTGCTCACCGAGGGGAACATCGCGAGGGCGGTGCGTGGTGAGAGGATCGGCACGTTGGTGAGCACCTCCGGGGCCGGGCCCAGCGCCTGA
- a CDS encoding DUF2631 domain-containing protein yields the protein MIVASKAVEKRQQAAPAKVDPRDEPSAEWGWHGGFPKGARIAGWVTVVALLAMIYNNHENNTENVWLIAIAAGIVIGLLVDIKKKRTAWRR from the coding sequence GTGATCGTGGCGAGCAAGGCGGTCGAGAAGCGGCAGCAGGCCGCTCCGGCGAAGGTGGACCCGCGGGACGAGCCGTCGGCCGAGTGGGGCTGGCACGGCGGGTTCCCGAAGGGCGCGCGCATCGCGGGCTGGGTCACGGTCGTCGCGCTGCTGGCGATGATCTACAACAACCACGAGAACAACACCGAGAACGTGTGGCTGATCGCCATCGCGGCCGGCATCGTGATCGGGTTGCTGGTGGACATCAAGAAGAAGCGCACGGCCTGGCGCCGCTGA
- a CDS encoding class I SAM-dependent methyltransferase, with amino-acid sequence MWKIARRGQRTTSRADVLPSPNIWYYPDTYELENRAQDVEGDIWRVLEAECPWQGKDVLDVGCGDGFHLPRFAEAGRSVIGVEPHEPLVRRAESRVTGLSSVRVLRGSAQSIPVPDASVDVVHARTAYFFGPGCEPGLREADRVLRPGGALAIVDLDVSSEPYGRWMRADLPDYDPAAVDAFFDGQGFRCRRVTAKWRFADAESLAAVLRIEFSPEVADRAIEDVLRDNGSRRRHAAGFTVPVGYRVLVRDKPTGLVLPGHSSSSSSSVSISPSTA; translated from the coding sequence GTGTGGAAGATCGCCCGGCGTGGGCAGCGGACCACGTCCAGGGCGGACGTCCTGCCCAGCCCCAACATCTGGTACTACCCGGACACCTACGAGCTCGAGAACCGCGCGCAGGACGTCGAAGGCGACATCTGGCGGGTCCTGGAAGCCGAATGTCCCTGGCAGGGCAAGGACGTGCTGGACGTCGGCTGCGGGGACGGTTTTCACCTGCCCCGCTTCGCCGAGGCCGGGCGGTCGGTGATCGGCGTCGAACCACACGAACCGTTGGTGCGCCGGGCGGAAAGCCGGGTCACCGGGCTGTCGTCGGTGCGGGTGCTGCGTGGTTCCGCGCAGTCGATCCCGGTTCCCGACGCGAGCGTCGACGTCGTGCACGCGCGCACCGCGTACTTCTTCGGCCCCGGCTGCGAACCCGGCCTGCGCGAGGCGGATCGCGTGCTGCGCCCGGGGGGTGCGCTGGCGATCGTCGATCTGGACGTGTCCAGTGAGCCGTACGGCCGGTGGATGCGGGCGGATCTACCCGACTATGACCCGGCCGCGGTCGACGCGTTCTTCGACGGCCAGGGTTTCCGCTGCCGTCGCGTGACGGCGAAGTGGCGGTTCGCCGACGCCGAAAGCCTCGCGGCGGTGCTGCGCATCGAGTTCAGCCCCGAGGTGGCCGACCGCGCGATCGAAGACGTCCTGCGGGACAACGGATCACGCCGCCGGCACGCGGCGGGCTTCACGGTGCCGGTGGGTTACCGCGTTCTTGTCCGCGACAAGCCCACCGGCCTCGTGCTGCCCGGTCACTCCTCGTCGTCCTCGTCATCGGTGTCGATCTCGCCCAGCACGGCGTAG
- a CDS encoding M50 family metallopeptidase, with protein sequence MAYVFGVVLFALGICVSVALHEAGHMLTAKAFGMKVRRYFVGFGPKVFSFRRGETEYGLKWIPLGGFCDIAGMTALDEVTPDEAPRAMWRFKTWKRTVVMAAGSVTHFILGFVVLYLMAATMGLPNAVVGKPQISSVSECVRSATTDEEYANPVCEPGDAAPAKNGGIQPGDEIVSVNGQRTETYADVTALIQNLSGPTRFEVDRNGQIVPLTVDVVRVDRPVTDPANPSGPQKIVTVGSIGVTFPSTLEYNAITAIGGAASFTGDMFVQTWQRLIEFPERIPAVVSSIFGGERDPNTPVSVVGASRIGGEAVEAGLWSLFLLLLASLNFFVGVFNLLPLDGGHIAIVWYERVRDWVRKLRGKAAGGPVDYSKLSAVTVVLVLIGGAVTLLTVTADIVNPIRLQ encoded by the coding sequence GTGGCCTACGTTTTCGGAGTCGTGCTGTTCGCGCTGGGCATCTGCGTGTCCGTCGCACTGCACGAGGCGGGTCACATGCTGACCGCCAAGGCGTTCGGCATGAAGGTCCGCCGCTACTTCGTGGGGTTCGGCCCGAAGGTGTTCTCCTTCCGCCGCGGCGAGACGGAGTACGGCCTGAAGTGGATCCCGCTCGGCGGGTTCTGCGACATCGCGGGCATGACCGCGCTGGACGAGGTGACGCCGGACGAGGCGCCGCGCGCGATGTGGCGCTTCAAGACCTGGAAGCGCACCGTCGTGATGGCCGCCGGGTCGGTCACGCACTTCATCCTCGGCTTCGTCGTGCTGTACCTGATGGCCGCCACGATGGGCCTGCCCAACGCGGTCGTCGGCAAGCCGCAGATCTCGTCGGTCTCCGAGTGCGTGCGCAGCGCGACCACCGACGAGGAGTACGCCAACCCGGTGTGCGAGCCGGGCGACGCCGCGCCGGCCAAGAACGGCGGCATCCAGCCCGGTGACGAGATCGTCTCCGTCAACGGCCAGCGCACCGAGACCTACGCCGACGTCACGGCCCTGATCCAGAATCTGTCCGGCCCGACCCGGTTCGAGGTCGACCGGAACGGGCAGATCGTGCCGCTGACCGTCGACGTCGTGCGGGTCGACCGCCCGGTCACCGACCCGGCCAACCCCAGCGGCCCGCAGAAGATCGTCACCGTCGGCTCGATCGGCGTGACCTTCCCGAGCACGCTGGAGTACAACGCGATCACCGCGATCGGCGGTGCGGCGTCGTTCACCGGCGACATGTTCGTGCAGACCTGGCAGCGGCTGATCGAGTTCCCGGAACGCATCCCGGCGGTGGTGTCGTCGATCTTCGGCGGCGAGCGCGACCCGAACACGCCGGTCAGCGTGGTCGGCGCCAGCCGCATCGGCGGCGAGGCCGTCGAGGCCGGGCTGTGGTCGCTGTTCCTGCTGCTGCTGGCGAGCCTGAACTTCTTCGTCGGCGTGTTCAACCTGCTGCCGCTGGACGGCGGGCACATCGCGATCGTCTGGTACGAACGGGTCCGCGACTGGGTGCGCAAGCTGCGCGGCAAGGCCGCGGGCGGCCCGGTCGACTACTCGAAGCTGTCCGCGGTCACCGTGGTGCTGGTGCTGATCGGCGGCGCCGTAACCCTGCTCACCGTCACCGCCGACATCGTCAACCCGATCAGGCTGCAGTAA
- the rpsB gene encoding 30S ribosomal protein S2, with amino-acid sequence MAVVTMKQLLDSGVHFGHQTRRWNPKMKRYILTERNGIYIIDLQQTLSYIDRAYEFIKETVAHGGTIMFVGTKKQAQEAIAREAQRVGMPFVNQRWLGGMLTNFQTVHKRLLRLKELEAQEQTGGFQGLTKREILTLTREKEKLERTLGGIRDMQKVPSAVWIVDTKKEHIAVGEARKLNIPVVAVLDTNCDPDEVDYPIPGNDDAIRSAALLTKVVAEAAAAGLMARSSRNGSAAAEGQDKPEPGVSDEPLAEWEQDLLKNSEAPAEQTTAS; translated from the coding sequence ATGGCCGTCGTCACCATGAAGCAGCTGCTCGATTCCGGTGTGCACTTCGGGCACCAGACCCGCCGCTGGAACCCGAAGATGAAGCGCTACATCCTCACCGAGCGCAACGGCATCTACATCATCGACCTGCAGCAGACGCTGAGCTACATCGACCGTGCGTACGAGTTCATCAAGGAGACCGTCGCGCACGGCGGCACCATCATGTTCGTCGGCACGAAGAAGCAGGCCCAGGAGGCGATCGCCCGCGAGGCGCAGCGCGTGGGCATGCCCTTCGTCAACCAGCGCTGGCTCGGCGGCATGCTGACCAACTTCCAGACCGTGCACAAGCGGCTGCTGCGTCTCAAGGAGCTCGAGGCCCAGGAGCAGACCGGCGGTTTCCAGGGGCTGACCAAGCGCGAGATCCTGACGCTGACCCGCGAGAAGGAGAAGCTGGAGCGCACCCTCGGCGGTATCCGCGACATGCAGAAGGTGCCCAGCGCCGTCTGGATCGTGGACACCAAGAAGGAGCACATCGCCGTTGGCGAGGCGCGCAAGCTGAACATCCCGGTCGTCGCGGTCCTGGACACCAACTGCGACCCGGACGAGGTCGACTACCCGATCCCGGGCAATGACGACGCGATCCGCTCGGCCGCGCTGCTCACCAAGGTGGTCGCCGAGGCCGCCGCCGCCGGCCTGATGGCCCGCTCCAGCCGCAACGGCTCCGCCGCCGCCGAGGGTCAGGACAAGCCCGAGCCGGGCGTGTCCGACGAGCCGCTCGCGGAGTGGGAGCAGGACCTGCTGAAGAACAGCGAGGCCCCGGCCGAGCAGACCACCGCCTCCTGA
- a CDS encoding phosphatidate cytidylyltransferase — MPQVSEEREKAPVASPEPAEPAKKTSRAGRNLPAAIGVGLALGAAILVSLLTVRYLFIGIIAAAIAVGTYEFAQALRRAANIRLALVPLLLGGQAMLWLSWPFGYEGALIAFAVTVLACLLWRLPGGPVGYVRDISGSVFTAAYLPLFGAFAAMLVPPSDGVGRVLAFLIGVVASDTGGYIAGVLKGKHPMAPSISPKKTWEGFSGSLVAGVVAGSLTLTLLLDGQVWQGVVFGVAIVLTATLGDLVESLMKRDLGIKDMGTLLPGHGGLMDRLDSLLPSAVVSFLLLSAFLN, encoded by the coding sequence ATGCCACAGGTGAGCGAAGAACGCGAGAAGGCCCCGGTGGCTTCTCCCGAGCCGGCTGAACCGGCCAAGAAAACGTCGCGGGCCGGACGCAACCTCCCCGCGGCGATCGGTGTCGGGCTGGCACTGGGTGCGGCGATCCTCGTGTCGCTGCTCACCGTGCGGTACCTGTTCATCGGGATCATCGCGGCGGCGATCGCCGTCGGCACGTACGAGTTCGCCCAGGCGCTGCGGCGCGCTGCGAACATCCGCCTCGCGCTGGTCCCGCTGCTGCTCGGCGGTCAGGCGATGCTGTGGCTGTCCTGGCCGTTCGGGTACGAGGGCGCCCTGATCGCGTTCGCGGTCACCGTGCTGGCGTGCCTGCTCTGGCGGTTGCCCGGCGGTCCGGTTGGCTACGTGCGGGACATCAGCGGGTCCGTGTTCACCGCCGCGTACCTGCCGTTGTTCGGCGCGTTCGCGGCGATGCTCGTCCCGCCGTCCGACGGCGTCGGCCGCGTGCTGGCGTTCCTGATCGGCGTCGTCGCGTCGGACACCGGCGGCTACATCGCCGGTGTCCTCAAGGGCAAGCACCCGATGGCGCCGTCGATCAGCCCGAAGAAGACGTGGGAGGGCTTCAGCGGGTCGCTCGTCGCGGGTGTCGTGGCGGGTTCGCTGACGCTGACGCTGCTGCTCGACGGGCAGGTCTGGCAGGGCGTGGTGTTCGGGGTCGCGATCGTGCTGACCGCGACCCTGGGCGACCTGGTCGAGTCGCTGATGAAGCGGGACCTCGGCATCAAGGACATGGGCACGCTGCTGCCGGGCCACGGCGGGCTGATGGACCGGCTCGACTCGCTCCTGCCCTCCGCCGTGGTGTCGTTCCTGCTGCTGTCGGCGTTCCTGAACTGA
- a CDS encoding VOC family protein, giving the protein MSVGSSAPSVLPSGVPCWVELASVDEAASHRFYEGLFGWTFLLSRDPATRTGRYLIGTRDGVPVGGLYQAAPDQANAWMINVSVQNAHAAANWVQRLGGAVTLEPTVLPHRGSILHGIEPSGAPFVLWQPPADWAFAAGFPNTFSGADLNTRDGEAADGFFTRLFSYTSLQVGDGRGVDYVEWRLEQQPVLYRYVMGPEYPPQAPPHWMVYFGVDPARGTDATAGHALMLGGTVLVEPYDTPWGRIAILADPAGAVFSIIDHSRTSEGWGRAEVDDPYDD; this is encoded by the coding sequence ATGTCCGTCGGATCTTCGGCCCCGTCCGTCCTGCCGTCCGGGGTGCCGTGCTGGGTCGAGCTCGCCAGCGTCGACGAGGCGGCGTCCCACCGGTTCTACGAAGGCCTGTTCGGCTGGACCTTCCTGCTCAGCCGCGATCCGGCGACGCGCACCGGCCGGTACCTGATCGGCACGCGGGACGGTGTGCCCGTCGGCGGCCTCTACCAGGCCGCGCCGGACCAGGCGAACGCCTGGATGATCAACGTTTCGGTGCAGAACGCGCACGCGGCGGCGAACTGGGTGCAGCGGCTCGGCGGAGCCGTCACGCTCGAACCGACCGTGCTGCCGCACCGCGGCAGCATCCTGCACGGCATCGAGCCCTCCGGCGCGCCGTTCGTGCTGTGGCAGCCGCCGGCGGACTGGGCGTTCGCGGCGGGCTTCCCGAATACCTTCTCCGGCGCCGACCTGAACACGCGCGACGGCGAGGCGGCGGACGGCTTCTTCACCCGGCTCTTCTCGTACACGAGCCTGCAGGTGGGCGACGGCCGCGGCGTCGACTACGTGGAATGGCGGCTGGAACAGCAACCGGTGCTGTACCGGTACGTGATGGGACCCGAGTACCCGCCGCAGGCGCCGCCGCACTGGATGGTGTACTTCGGCGTCGACCCGGCCCGCGGCACCGACGCGACGGCGGGGCACGCGCTGATGCTGGGCGGAACCGTGCTGGTGGAGCCATACGACACGCCGTGGGGCCGGATCGCGATCCTCGCCGATCCGGCGGGCGCGGTGTTCTCGATCATCGACCACTCGCGCACGAGCGAGGGCTGGGGCCGCGCCGAGGTGGACGACCCCTACGACGACTGA
- the dxr gene encoding 1-deoxy-D-xylulose-5-phosphate reductoisomerase, protein MNAPRTVLVLGSTGSIGTQALDVAARNQHLFRISGLAAGGSDPALLAAQALAHEVDAVAVTKPTVVEDLQLALYAEAQKRGYSRGEFKMPRIFAGRDAVVQLIGAVGVDVVLNGLPGSQGLEPTLKALETGATLALANKESLIAGGPLVLKQAKPGQLVPVDSEHSAMAQALRGGRAEEVDRFVLTASGGPFRGRKRADLANVTVEDALAHPTWAMGRLVTINSATLVNKGLELIEASLLFGVPCDKIDVVVHPQSIVHSMITFTDGSTLAQASPPDMRLPIALALNWPDRVPGAAPACRWDQASSWTFEPLDNEAFPAVELARHAGTVGGCLPAVYNAANEVCVEAFLTQNAGFTAIVDTVTEVVEAADEWRREPGDVAEVLAAEEWARARAAEIMTGGK, encoded by the coding sequence ATGAACGCACCCCGCACCGTGCTCGTGCTCGGCTCGACCGGCTCGATCGGCACCCAGGCCCTCGACGTCGCGGCCCGCAACCAGCACCTCTTCCGCATCTCGGGCCTCGCCGCGGGCGGGTCCGACCCGGCTCTGCTGGCGGCGCAGGCGCTGGCGCACGAAGTGGACGCCGTGGCCGTGACGAAGCCCACGGTCGTCGAGGACCTGCAGCTCGCGCTGTACGCCGAGGCCCAGAAGCGCGGCTACTCGCGGGGCGAGTTCAAGATGCCGCGCATCTTCGCCGGCCGCGACGCCGTCGTCCAGCTGATCGGCGCGGTCGGGGTGGACGTCGTGCTCAACGGCCTGCCCGGCTCCCAGGGCCTCGAACCGACGCTCAAGGCCCTCGAGACCGGCGCGACCCTCGCGCTGGCGAACAAGGAGTCGCTGATCGCGGGCGGGCCGCTCGTGCTCAAGCAGGCCAAGCCCGGTCAGCTGGTCCCGGTCGACTCCGAGCACTCCGCGATGGCGCAGGCCCTGCGCGGCGGCCGCGCCGAGGAGGTCGACCGGTTCGTGCTGACCGCCTCCGGCGGGCCGTTCCGCGGCCGCAAGCGCGCCGACCTGGCGAACGTCACGGTCGAGGATGCGCTGGCCCACCCCACCTGGGCGATGGGCCGCCTGGTCACCATCAACTCGGCCACCCTGGTCAACAAGGGCCTGGAGCTGATCGAGGCGAGCCTGCTCTTCGGCGTCCCCTGCGACAAGATCGACGTGGTCGTCCACCCGCAGTCGATCGTGCACTCGATGATCACCTTCACCGACGGCTCGACGCTGGCCCAGGCCAGCCCGCCGGACATGCGCCTGCCCATCGCGCTGGCGCTGAACTGGCCGGACCGGGTGCCCGGCGCGGCCCCGGCCTGCCGCTGGGACCAGGCGAGCTCATGGACCTTCGAACCGCTGGACAACGAGGCCTTCCCGGCCGTCGAGCTGGCCCGGCACGCCGGAACCGTCGGCGGCTGCCTGCCGGCGGTGTACAACGCGGCCAACGAGGTGTGCGTCGAGGCCTTCCTGACGCAGAACGCGGGCTTCACGGCGATTGTGGACACTGTTACCGAGGTGGTGGAGGCCGCCGACGAGTGGCGTCGCGAGCCGGGCGACGTCGCGGAGGTACTGGCGGCCGAGGAGTGGGCGCGAGCCCGGGCCGCCGAAATCATGACCGGAGGGAAGTAG
- the tsf gene encoding translation elongation factor Ts, with protein sequence MANYTAADVKRLRELTGSGMMDCKKALEESGGDFDKAVEFLRIKGAKDVGKRAERATAEGLVAGDGGVLVEINSETDFVAKNEQFQELANKIVKVAQTLKTDDVEKLAAAELEGGKSVGDAVQELAAKIGEKLVLRRVVAFDGQVATYLHRRGTDLPPAVGVLVEYNGEGDGAAEAARNAALQIAALKPKYLTREEVPADLVDNERRIAEETARAEGKPEQALPKIIEGKVNAFYKDTVLLEQPSVLDNKKTVKALLDAAGVTVTRFARFEVGQP encoded by the coding sequence ATGGCGAACTACACCGCGGCGGACGTCAAGCGTCTCCGCGAGCTCACCGGCTCCGGCATGATGGACTGCAAGAAGGCGCTCGAGGAGAGCGGCGGCGACTTCGACAAGGCCGTTGAGTTCCTGCGCATCAAGGGCGCCAAGGACGTCGGCAAGCGCGCCGAGCGCGCCACCGCCGAGGGCCTCGTCGCCGGCGACGGCGGCGTGCTGGTCGAGATCAACTCCGAGACCGACTTCGTCGCCAAGAACGAGCAGTTCCAGGAACTCGCCAACAAGATCGTCAAGGTCGCGCAGACCCTGAAGACCGACGACGTCGAGAAGCTGGCCGCGGCCGAGCTCGAGGGCGGCAAGTCCGTCGGTGACGCCGTGCAGGAGCTGGCCGCCAAGATCGGCGAGAAGCTGGTCCTGCGCCGCGTGGTGGCCTTCGACGGCCAGGTCGCGACGTACCTGCACCGCCGTGGCACCGACCTGCCCCCGGCCGTCGGCGTGCTGGTCGAGTACAACGGCGAGGGCGACGGCGCCGCCGAGGCGGCCCGCAACGCGGCGCTGCAGATCGCGGCCCTCAAGCCGAAGTACCTGACCCGCGAAGAGGTGCCTGCCGACCTGGTCGACAACGAGCGCCGCATCGCCGAGGAGACCGCCCGGGCCGAGGGCAAGCCCGAGCAGGCCCTGCCCAAGATCATCGAGGGCAAGGTCAACGCGTTCTACAAGGACACCGTGCTGCTGGAGCAGCCGTCGGTCCTCGACAACAAGAAGACCGTCAAGGCGCTGCTCGACGCGGCCGGCGTGACCGTCACCCGGTTCGCCCGGTTCGAGGTCGGCCAGCCGTAA
- a CDS encoding PadR family transcriptional regulator, whose protein sequence is MRAAILALLAEQPRHGYEIISEIAERSGGFWRPSPGSVYPTLQLLADEGLVVAREDGGKRLFELTDAGREAAANQDGKPPWEQIASDVDPNEVDLRKAGAMLAAAAVQVSQAGTPGQKRRAAEILNEARRSIYAVLGEIDTDDEDDEE, encoded by the coding sequence GTGCGCGCCGCCATCCTCGCCCTGCTGGCCGAGCAACCGCGGCACGGTTACGAGATCATCAGTGAGATCGCCGAGCGCAGCGGTGGCTTCTGGCGGCCGAGCCCCGGCTCGGTCTACCCGACCCTGCAACTGCTGGCCGACGAAGGCCTGGTGGTGGCCCGCGAGGACGGCGGCAAGCGCCTGTTCGAGCTGACCGACGCCGGGCGCGAGGCGGCCGCCAACCAGGACGGGAAGCCGCCGTGGGAGCAGATCGCCTCCGACGTCGACCCCAACGAGGTCGACCTGCGCAAGGCGGGTGCGATGCTGGCCGCCGCCGCGGTCCAGGTGTCCCAAGCCGGGACGCCGGGTCAGAAGCGACGCGCCGCGGAGATCCTCAACGAGGCCCGTCGGTCGATCTACGCCGTGCTGGGCGAGATCGACACCGATGACGAGGACGACGAGGAGTGA